A DNA window from Candidatus Saccharibacteria bacterium oral taxon 955 contains the following coding sequences:
- a CDS encoding H(+)-transporting ATPase: protein MESLAFTLAYALPATFAAIGAGLVGAAAMNAAGRNPEKVNDLRTMMILGISFIDALAIIGFIVAIVGKVM from the coding sequence ATGGAAAGCCTCGCATTTACTCTTGCCTACGCTCTACCGGCAACATTTGCTGCTATCGGTGCTGGTCTAGTCGGTGCGGCTGCTATGAACGCGGCTGGTCGTAACCCAGAAAAAGTCAACGATCTACGTACGATGATGATTCTTGGTATTTCGTTTATCGACGCGCTTGCGATTATTGGTTTTATCGTCGCTATCGTCGGTAAGGTAATGTAG
- the atpF gene encoding F0F1 ATP synthase subunit B yields MFSFINTFATAETAGKADLFASIGVDWKLLVLQTIAFLILLWFLKKYVYPPLVTMLDKREQEVVAAAEATREAQARADASQDETKKLLDEARSEAKEIVSTAKGEADALVASAEAKSKAQAERVVAAAQSEIAKEVIAAKKALHNETVELVARATEKVVGKTVDAKLDNVVIEESLKESR; encoded by the coding sequence GTGTTTTCATTTATTAACACTTTTGCAACGGCAGAGACGGCTGGAAAAGCTGATCTGTTTGCGTCGATTGGTGTCGACTGGAAGTTGTTGGTGCTGCAGACAATTGCATTTTTGATCCTTCTTTGGTTTCTCAAGAAGTATGTCTATCCACCACTGGTTACGATGCTTGATAAGCGTGAGCAAGAGGTTGTAGCAGCTGCAGAGGCGACGCGTGAAGCTCAGGCCCGAGCGGATGCTAGTCAAGATGAAACTAAGAAACTGCTAGATGAGGCGCGGTCTGAAGCTAAAGAGATAGTTTCGACTGCCAAGGGAGAGGCTGACGCGCTGGTAGCAAGTGCCGAGGCCAAGAGCAAGGCGCAGGCTGAACGAGTGGTTGCGGCCGCGCAAAGTGAAATTGCCAAGGAGGTTATTGCCGCTAAAAAAGCTCTGCACAACGAGACTGTCGAACTAGTAGCCCGTGCAACTGAAAAAGTCGTTGGCAAGACGGTTGACGCAAAGCTTGATAATGTAGTAATTGAAGAGTCTCTCAAGGAGTCTCGGTAG